From Sebaldella sp. S0638:
ATATTTGTTACGCCGTATTCCCCAAGCTTTTCCCCTAATGCTTCTCTGGCTTTATCTTTTATTCTGCCGTAAAAGATCTCACTCCCTGTGGTTATTATTCCCACTCTCAAATCTGAGTTCATCTTTTTTATTTCCATTAGTTCCTGATTTTTCATTAATTCTTTTAGTTCATTAAGCTGTATTTTCTCTATACGCAGTGGTATTATACGCGTAGCTGCTGCTGTTTTCCCTTCTTTTACTACAGTATTATTGAATTTTGAAGCAATTATTATTTCACCTATACTGTTTATTTTATTCAAAAGTTCAACATTTATTTTATAAAGTCCGTCATATTCAGCAACAAAATTTATCTTTCCTTCACGTATTTCCGAAGCATACATACCTTTCCCCATTACGCACTCTTTTATAAATTCTGCTGCATCATTTTCATGGACATAATTTTCATCTTCTTCCCAGATATAAATATTTTCCTTACCAAGCGAAAGAAGCACTTCTACATCTTCTTCCTTTATTATATGCCCTTTAAGAAATTTTGCACCTTTGAAGCCTCCGGGAATTATTTCTGTTATATCGTGGCAGAGCGCCATTCCCACAGCTTCCTTGACGTTTATTTTCTTCATATGTGTTCCTTTCCGATCTTTAAGTTTACTTTCCGCCGCACTCTGATGCACTGCCTAAAAGAATGTCTATCCCGTGAATCAGACTGTCTAATATATATTCCAGTTCTTCTTTTACTGCTTTTTTGCTCCCCGGCAGATTGAATATCACGGTTTCCCCTCTTATTCCGCACACTGCCCTTGAAAGCATGGCCCTTTTGGTAATTGAAAGACTGTAATATCGTGCCGCTTCTGCTACACCGGAAGCCTCTCTTTCTATTACGGCTTTAGTAGCTTCAGGAGTTACGTCTCTTTTGCTGAAACCAGTTCCTCCTGTAGTCAAAACCAGATTTAATTTCAGATTATCTGCCATATTTATCATTTCTTTCATAAGCTCTTCCTTTTCATCGGGAAGTATTACATAACGCTCTACTTTCATATTATATCTTTCTGTTATCTCTTTTATAAGCTTCCCGCTTTCATCTTCCCGTTCCCCTTTATATCCCTTGTCACTG
This genomic window contains:
- a CDS encoding molybdopterin-binding protein, whose translation is MKKINVKEAVGMALCHDITEIIPGGFKGAKFLKGHIIKEEDVEVLLSLGKENIYIWEEDENYVHENDAAEFIKECVMGKGMYASEIREGKINFVAEYDGLYKINVELLNKINSIGEIIIASKFNNTVVKEGKTAAATRIIPLRIEKIQLNELKELMKNQELMEIKKMNSDLRVGIITTGSEIFYGRIKDKAREALGEKLGEYGVTNIKQVFAPDDKEKIKAEIKKMINDTDIILCTGGMSIDPDDVTPDAIEESGCEMVTYGTPVLPGAMFLLGYVEEKVIMGLPGGVVFSKNSVFDLLLPRILAGDIITKRDIVEMGHGGLLN
- a CDS encoding molybdenum cofactor biosynthesis protein B, with the translated sequence MYTVGIITSSDKGYKGEREDESGKLIKEITERYNMKVERYVILPDEKEELMKEMINMADNLKLNLVLTTGGTGFSKRDVTPEATKAVIEREASGVAEAARYYSLSITKRAMLSRAVCGIRGETVIFNLPGSKKAVKEELEYILDSLIHGIDILLGSASECGGK